One stretch of Pandoraea oxalativorans DNA includes these proteins:
- a CDS encoding type II toxin-antitoxin system HicA family toxin, whose amino-acid sequence MKSKSRRTLDLLFSRPTPASVKWGDLVALFHDLGGELDEREGSRVAVYLFNQVKVLHRPHPSPDVDKGAVASIRKWLEENGVKP is encoded by the coding sequence ATGAAATCCAAATCAAGACGAACTCTTGATCTGCTTTTCTCTCGCCCAACTCCGGCCAGCGTGAAGTGGGGCGACCTCGTGGCACTGTTTCATGATCTTGGCGGAGAGCTGGACGAGCGAGAGGGGTCCCGCGTCGCGGTCTATCTGTTCAACCAAGTCAAGGTGCTTCATCGACCGCACCCATCCCCCGATGTGGACAAAGGTGCAGTTGCATCCATTCGCAAGTGGCTTGAAGAAAACGGAGTGAAACCATGA
- a CDS encoding type II toxin-antitoxin system HicB family antitoxin, with amino-acid sequence MNNIMIIGGHKAVIAYDPEIDMFRGEFVGLNGGADFYAADVPGLRAEGERSLKIFLEECARRGIEPQKQFSGKFVIRLAPKAHEAAAIAAAAHGQSLNQWVAETLEHAVLA; translated from the coding sequence ATGAACAACATCATGATCATCGGTGGACACAAGGCAGTCATCGCCTACGATCCAGAGATCGACATGTTCAGAGGTGAGTTTGTAGGTCTGAATGGGGGAGCAGATTTTTACGCTGCCGACGTTCCAGGATTGCGCGCCGAAGGCGAACGTTCGCTGAAAATCTTTCTAGAGGAATGCGCACGCCGTGGCATCGAGCCGCAGAAGCAGTTTTCCGGAAAATTCGTTATTCGCCTAGCGCCGAAGGCTCACGAGGCTGCTGCAATCGCGGCAGCTGCACATGGGCAGAGCCTAAATCAATGGGTGGCGGAAACGCTTGAGCATGCGGTGCTCGCCTGA